The following is a genomic window from Paenibacillus sp. FSL R5-0766.
GTTTTCTACATCTGGCAGAAAGCCTTCAGTAACTTGCAGATGGGTTATGCCTCAGCGATGGCCATGATTCTTGGTATTTTCATTTTTGTCATTACCCTGGTGCAATTCAAAATGAACGAAAAATCAGCCTATGATGGGGATTGATTGTCAAGGAAAGGAGTGAACCGGAGATGTCTTACAGTCAAAAGAGGAAATTAACAAACTCGATCATTTTTATCGTACTCGCGATTGGTGCGATTGCGATGATTGCACCACTGATCTGGATGTTGTCCACGTCATTGAAGGAGAAGCAGGATGTGTTCGCGCTTCCGCCTGTATGGATACCTGAAGTATTCCAATTTGGAAAGTATAAAGAAATCTGGGAAGCCGGTCCCCTACTCAGCGGGATCAAAAACAGCCTCATCGTTGCGGTGAGTGTAACGGTGGTGGGTACGTTTACGTCCAGTATCGCAGCCTTTGCTTTTGCCAAATTAAGATTCCCGCACAAAAATAAACTGTTTCTTGCGTTGCTGGCATCCATGATGATTCCTTATCCAACAGTCATGATTCCGCAATTCATCATGTTTGCCAAGCTGGGCTGGGTGGATACGCTGTTACCACTGATTGTTCCTGGCCTGTTCGGTAACGTAATCATGATCTTCTTCCTGCGCCAATACCTGCTTAGTGTGCCTGATGCGATTATTGAGGCGGCCAAAATTGATGGAAGTTCCTACTTCCGGCTGTACTCCAGTATTACGTTTCCGCTCATCAAACCGGCGATTGCTGCACAGCTGATTCTCTGGTTCATGGGCATCTGGAACGATTATCTGGCACCGATTATTTATCTGAATTCACCGGAGAAGCAGACGTTACAGCTCGTTATAGCAAACTTTAATGCCACGTATGCGATCCAGACGGATTATCCGCTTATTATGGCGGCGTCGATTGTGGCTCTGTTACCTGTATTAATCATCTTCCTGATCTTCCAGAAACAGATTATTGAATCGGTTGCCATTTCGGGAGTGAAGGGATGAACCAGCGGAAGAAATTCCGACGGTGGTCGAATTCAGGAAAAGGAGTGGTTGCTTCCATGTTGTTATTGATGGTTGTTGGAGCTACGGGTTGTTCCGGAGAAGGAGAAACGGTGTCCCGTCCCGTCTTTCCTGAAGCTCCTCAAGATACTCAGTTGTATGACACTTCCATTTTGGACGATGAATCACGCTGGACGGTGAACAATGCGCATGATCCGGCCATTATCAAAACAGACCAAGGATACTACGTCTATTCCACAGACGTTCGTGTAGCAGGAGAAGCGAAACCCGGTGTCATGGTACGTAAATCAGATGATCTGATCCACTGGACATGGGTAGGTCAGGCTCTGCCCGGGATTCCGCAAGAAGCGCTGGACTGGACAGGTGCGGTCAATCTGTGGGCACCGGATGTGATTCAGGCTGGTGATACCTATCGGATGTATTATTCGGCTTCTTCTTTTGGCAGTACCCAGTCGGC
Proteins encoded in this region:
- a CDS encoding carbohydrate ABC transporter permease; this encodes MSYSQKRKLTNSIIFIVLAIGAIAMIAPLIWMLSTSLKEKQDVFALPPVWIPEVFQFGKYKEIWEAGPLLSGIKNSLIVAVSVTVVGTFTSSIAAFAFAKLRFPHKNKLFLALLASMMIPYPTVMIPQFIMFAKLGWVDTLLPLIVPGLFGNVIMIFFLRQYLLSVPDAIIEAAKIDGSSYFRLYSSITFPLIKPAIAAQLILWFMGIWNDYLAPIIYLNSPEKQTLQLVIANFNATYAIQTDYPLIMAASIVALLPVLIIFLIFQKQIIESVAISGVKG